The stretch of DNA CTTCTACCACGTCGCCGGGGAATACCTGGGCATCAAGCGCACGCAGTTCATTGTTAACTTCCACTCGATTGATTTTATCCATCAAGAAATCCTGGATCGACGCTACCGCATCCAAAACCGTTGAGTTGTCCGGCAGGAAACGAGTGCCGCCGGTGGGCGTAAAGATCTGCACGGGTCTGTACTGGGTGATGGGCTTTTTATTCTGAAGAGCGTACACCACCCCCCATAAATTCTCGCCCTCCATCTCTTCAGTGGCAATCGCTACTTCAATCGACCCCCGCCCTGGCAACCACGCGGACACTTGCAGGGCGCGATATCCATCCTGGGGGTTGGCAATATAATCATCAAAGCTACCTTGTTCCAGGTTGCGATTAAAGAAACGGTTAACACGTGCCAGTAGCTGGTAACAGGCTGGAATATTGTCATTCTCAACCAGCATGCGAAAGCTGACCACATCATTCACATCAGAAAAATCGTTCAGTGAAGTTTGCCGACCACGCGCCATTCGACGCAGTTTTTGCCATGCCTGCCAATAGCCATTAACAATGATCCTGATCTTCCCGGAAACACCCTCTGCTTCCATGAGGTCCCGTAGTTCAGCCAGCATTCCATTGATAAAATCCAGCTCCAGGCGAGGGTCCCGGTCGATCTCGCCCCTGACAAAGTTGTACACCTCCGGTTCTGCAAAGGGGAAGGCCATATCTTCAAGCCAGCGCCGCCAGCGATAGCAATTTAAAATACCCGCCAGCTTGCCGTATGCCCGGATAGCCTCAGTCGCTTTCTGGCGCTGCTTTTGTGGTGACATAAACTCAAGCGTTTTTATGTTATGGCTTTTATCCGCCAGTTTAATAAGAAAAACCCCCGGATCGCGAAAGCGTGCGATTTTCCGCAGGGTTTCCAATTCTCGTGACTGTCCCTCTCGGGGGTTACTCATCTTGGTAACGCCATCAACCAAAAAAGCCACATGTTTTCCCAGGGAACCCGGAAAATAATCTTGAATCTGGGACAGGCTCTCATCCTGGTCCTCCACTGCATCATGCAGCAGCGCCGCAATCGTCCAGGCTTCATTTTGCAACAGGCGGTCAATAAATTCTGCCACCCAGGCACAATGGGTTTCAAAATAAGGTTCCCCACTCAGCCGCAGTTGACCGCGATGCAGATGCTTGCCCAGCTCGTAAGCCCGGGCAATCTCAGGCGTGCGCGGCTGAAAATTCCCCGAAAAGTGGAATTCGTCCAGAATTTGTGGACGAGTCTCGCGTACGTACTCTACCTCAACCATAACATCGTCTCGTCGATCAAATCAGGGTCACTGCCTGGTCAGCATCACAGTGAAACTGGTCCTGCAGACGTCTGAATCCAGTCTTTATTTCGGCATTTTTCCAACCAGGCTCTCGATTTGAGCCCTAAGCCAGATAACTGAGCTGTAAAGGTTAATTATATCTCTTTCTCAGTTTTTTTGCTAATTTCGTTTTCCTCATAACCACGCAAACTCTCACGTTTAGGTTTCCAGTCGATCAATTAACCTGATGAATATTCTTTCATTTTCCCCCTTGCAATAGAACATATATTCTATTATAATTAGAGCATGTTATCAATTAAACTGCCCTGGCGCCGGCTCAACCCCGCTAACCTGTCACGCGTCCTGCTTTTAGAGCTTGACCCCCTCAACGCGCGTTATTTGAAACAAATCGCTGCCAGGACCGGGGTCTCGTGCCGACAAGCTGCGCAGAACCTGCTTAAGGACGCCCTGGTCGATCGCCAGGTCTCCGAGGCGCACCTGTCCCATTGGCGCGCACTCACACCCCGCCAGCAGCAGGTGGCTGCACTGACCTGTCTCAACTTCACCAACCGGCAGATCGCCGCCCGGCTGTCGATCTCGCCCCAGACGGTCAAGGCTCACCTGCGTAACCTGTTGCAGCGCTTCGAGTTGCATAGCAAAGCCGAGCTGCGCCAGGCGCTGGAAGATTGGGATTTCAGCGAGTGGATTTAAGCGGTTAACCCACCCGGTTAACCTGTCTTTCACCCCCATTTAACCCCGCAGTATCATGGTAAGCCTCGCCCATCTGGCGTAAGATGGACCCATGGATCGACACATTACAACGTTTCCGGTGCCCCTAACCGGCAAAATCTCCCTAGTGGTCGCCCCGCGTGCCGTCGTGGGAAGCTTGATGACCATGCTGGCGACCCTGGCGCTGCGCGGGCAGGTGACCGTCATCGATGGCGGCAATTGCTTTGATGCTTACACCCTGGCCCGTACCCTGCGAGCACACACCCACCAGATTGAGGCTGCTCTCAAACGGGTGTGGCTCTCGCGGGCCTTCACCTGCTACCAGGTGCTCGCCATGCTGGCAGAGCTGCCCGTGGACGGCACGCCTGTCATCGTCCTGGACCTGCTGTCTACCTTCCTGGATGAAAGCGTGAATCTCAACAAGCGACTGCGCCTGCTGGATAGCAGCCTGAACCTGCTCCGTCGCATCAGCCAGGGTGCACCGGTTGCCATCTGGGCACGGACACGCACAAGCACAATCACCAGCGAAGACCAACGTTTGCTACTCCCCCTGCTCGAGATCGCTCATGATATTTGGGAATTGCAGACCCCGGAAACGCCCACCCACCAATTACCCCTATTCTAATGACCATACCGATCGCACAAGGAGAACTCCATGGGACGCACACTCCCCTCAGCTACCCAACTCATGCATCAGGAAGAAGCCGCCCTGGCCCGCTTCCGCCGCGCCCTGCGCCGGGACGATCAACTCGTCTTCGATGACCTGTTCACCGCCGCACAAAAGCACATCTCAGCTACAGCCTACGCCGCCCACGCACTGCCCTTTGAAACCTTCCTGATGGCCATGCTCCTCGAAGAACACAAAGAGGTCATGCGCCTACGCGAAATCGTCGCAGTGCTTGAGGCGATGCATGTCTGAGTTTACCGGCTGGATGCTCGACCTGTTTGAGGATCCGCGTGAAGGCCTGGTGCTGTATTTCATCGACGAGCAGGGGCCGCGCTGGCGTCTCTGGCGTTCTTTCCCGGTCACCTTTTATGCGCTGGGTGAAGACGCCCAACTGCGCACCCTCTGGCAGTACCTCGACGGTCGCCCACATGAGATCAGCCTCAGTCGGACTCAGCGCATGGACGTGTTTAAACGCAAACCAGTGAGCGCGCTGGGTGTCACCATTAAAAATCCCTACGAGGCGCGCAAAATCTTTCAGCAAATCGCCAACCGTTTCCCCAACCTGGAATACGCCGACGCCGACCTGCAGATCTCCCTGCGCTTTGCCGCCGATACAGGCGCCTTCCCACTGGCGCGCTGCCGCGTCGTCGCTGATGAAGCCTATCAACTGATCGAGATCAAAGTTCTGGAGGACGCCTGGGCATTAAAGCCGCAACCCATTCCTCTGAGCGTGATGATCCTGGCGCCGGATGTCGCCCCGCATCATGCCGTCCCACGGAGCCTGCTGGTCGAGGTCGCAGGCGAAACTTACCGTTTTGACCTGTCCACCCCTCGCCCTCTGCTGGCGAACCTGCGGGCGCTGATCCAACGCCATGATCCCGACCTGCTGCTGACGGATTACGGCGACACCTGGCTCTTGCCGCAATTGCTGCAGAATTCTGAGAAATACCATATTCCCC from Brevefilum fermentans encodes:
- a CDS encoding HD domain-containing protein — translated: MVEVEYVRETRPQILDEFHFSGNFQPRTPEIARAYELGKHLHRGQLRLSGEPYFETHCAWVAEFIDRLLQNEAWTIAALLHDAVEDQDESLSQIQDYFPGSLGKHVAFLVDGVTKMSNPREGQSRELETLRKIARFRDPGVFLIKLADKSHNIKTLEFMSPQKQRQKATEAIRAYGKLAGILNCYRWRRWLEDMAFPFAEPEVYNFVRGEIDRDPRLELDFINGMLAELRDLMEAEGVSGKIRIIVNGYWQAWQKLRRMARGRQTSLNDFSDVNDVVSFRMLVENDNIPACYQLLARVNRFFNRNLEQGSFDDYIANPQDGYRALQVSAWLPGRGSIEVAIATEEMEGENLWGVVYALQNKKPITQYRPVQIFTPTGGTRFLPDNSTVLDAVASIQDFLMDKINRVEVNNELRALDAQVFPGDVVEVITHGARIVPSEEWLKFCNLKTARVLRSVLIMAELKQMAAEGRRKLKPLLKKRGIVDLEDVQVQERNKFENLLSTLAAASLDDIYSALGGGAILEADIEEALDEVGISKEVLGWTTINIVGPSQTNRPGVLASLASLVSGFGGNIIRTVNNTFQDGSFTLRWVIDGVNEEKKQDLLQAFLTSEIHLTNVEIV
- a CDS encoding helix-turn-helix domain-containing protein; protein product: MLSIKLPWRRLNPANLSRVLLLELDPLNARYLKQIAARTGVSCRQAAQNLLKDALVDRQVSEAHLSHWRALTPRQQQVAALTCLNFTNRQIAARLSISPQTVKAHLRNLLQRFELHSKAELRQALEDWDFSEWI